One genomic region from Rosa rugosa chromosome 1, drRosRugo1.1, whole genome shotgun sequence encodes:
- the LOC133727131 gene encoding uncharacterized protein LOC133727131, translating to MGPVILLYAVVLVDFDRVRIAGVVIVFRIGISELIEKALFVLQFQLWAIDCNTFKSLSTLCQVSTRSSNNSFFTLFDSSSSCDYVKLGETVTQARRNFGIDFWVRAAELRQILVELRPAYIKIAQAISSRPGKRRLPN from the exons ATGGGTCCTGTTATACTTCTTTAT GCTGTGGTTTTGGTGGATTTCGACAGAGTGAGGATTGCAG GGGTTGTGATTGTGTTTCGGATTGGGATTTCGGAATTGATTGAAAAG GCTTTGTTTGTGCTACAGTTTCAACTCTGGGCAATTGATTGCAATACCTTCAAG tctctctcaaCTCTCTGTCAAGTGTCAACTcgcagcagcaacaacagttTCTTCACTCTCTTCGACTCTTCCTCAAGCTGTGATTATGTGAAGCTCGGTGAGACGGTGACTCAAGCTCGGAGAAATTTTGGGatcgatttctgg GTTAGAGCTGCTGAGCTTCGGCAAATACTAGTAGAACTTAGACCG GCGTATATCAAAATCGCTCAGGCTATTTCGTCTCGACCT
- the LOC133736418 gene encoding THO complex subunit 4B-like produces MQEMQGQPGPRRIELPLALSQAMNSEGSTKLYISNLDYDVTNRDIELLFSEVGELERHSIHYDKSGRSKGTAEVVYKHYSDALAAIERYNNQHLDGKKVEIKLVGLNVVSPVPLLLPPNTNFMQEHPTPVFQRLGRAGSRGSFHGHGGVGLERGCGQVRNGGPKVTTESQQWKNVTAENQQRKNVITESVKRKKTFYGDTTVTFDDLDADLEKYRLKCRPVN; encoded by the exons ATGCAGGAAATGCAAGGACAGCCTGGACCCAGAAGGATTGAGCTGCCATTGGCTTTGAGCCAAGCGATGAACAGTGAGGGAAGCACCAAGCTTTATATATCTAACTTGGACTATGATGTTACCAATCGAGATATAGAG TTGCTCTTCTCTGAGGTTGGTGAATTGGAAAGGCACTCAATCCATTATGATAAAAGTGGAAGATCTAAG GGAACAGCTGAAGTTGTCTATAAGCACTATTCAGATGCTCTAGCAGCAATCGAGAGATACAACAATCAGCATCTTGATGGAAAGAAAGTGGAAATTAAGCTTGTGGGACTCAATGTTGTTTCTCCTGTTCCTCTGCTTCTGCCTCCAAATACAAATTTCATGCAAGAACATCCAACTCCCGTCTTCCAGAG GCTAGGAAGAGCTGGTTCAAGGGGATCGTTTCATGGTCATGGTGGTGTTGGACTTGAAAGAGGCTGTGGACAGGTGAGAAATGGTGGTCCGAAGGTTACTACAGAATCTCAGCAATGGAAGAATGTGACTGCAGAAAATCAGCAAAGGAAGAATGTGATTACAGAATCTGTTAAAAGGAAGAAAACATTTTATGGAGATACAACTGTGACTTTTGATGATCTGGATGCTGATTTGGAAAAATACCGCCTAAAATGTAGGCCGGTAAACTGA
- the LOC133727148 gene encoding putative disease resistance protein RGA4, producing MAGILVDVLLERLATLALDKVERELKLVRGVKQEIKNLTKKLKAIRAVLEDAEQRQVMEASVKDWLNELNDVCDDMDDVLDEWITRALMHQLEKQEKQGANALATTKKKVCFPFPSSCFRFGQVNQLFRRHEIAAKIKELNESLDLIDQNKQSFGFHQNTTRVPELPQRQKTTSLPNIKTFGRDKEKNLIVSKLISESSQEKEVPLIIPIVGMGGMGKTTLAQLVYNDENVKSHFDKRIWVCVSDPFEEIKIAQAIIEEIDKDNSSKSSNVLQTLTQCIDKLIEGKKFLLVLDDVWSPNSDQWEELIKPLRNGGIGSRILVTTRKEEVVTLMKATTQLIHLKELGEAFCLSLFYYSADMDESSVSTEFKNIGSEIVKRCNGLPLAAKTLGSLMRNKKKIHEWQAVLKSKTWELKEIQQDIFELIVQLKCLRTLDLRGWRGKGCLKEIPETIGGLIHLRYLDLSENLGLEELPSALGSLYNLQTLRLVRCVNLKKVDVRRLINLRHLYVEGCWELKLIEEIEKLTDLQRLDQFVVPIIGGDEGNKLEHLKDLNQLQGSLAIRILGNPNMAENAAAIMESMEKL from the exons ATGGCTGGAATACTAGTTGACGTTCTGTTAGAGCGTTTGGCTACGCTCGCCCTTGACAAGGTCGAACGCGAGCTGAAGCTGGTGAGAGGGGTTAAGCAAGAAATCAAAAATCTCACCAAGAAACTCAAAGCTATTCGAGCTGTACTGGAGGACGCAGAGCAGAGGCAAGTGATGGAAGCCAGCGTGAAAGATTGGCTGAATGAGCTAAATGATGTTTGTGACGACATGGATGACGTGCTGGATGAGTGGATCACTAGAGCTCTCATGCATCAATTggagaaacaagaaaaacaaggtGCAAATGCTCTTGCTACTACTAAGAAGAAGGTATGCTTTCCCTTTCCTTCCTCTTGCTTTCGCTTCGGCCAAGTCAATCAGCTATTTCGTCGTCACGAAATTGCTGCGAAGATAAAAGAGCTAAATGAAAGTTTAGATTTGATTGATCAAAACAAACAAAGTTTTGGCTTTCATCAAAACACCACTAGGGTCCCCGAACTACCTCAACGACAAAAAACTACTTCTCTTCCCAATATTAAAACATTTGGTCGAGATAAGGAGAAAAACCTCATAGTTAGCAAGTTGATAAGTGAGAgtagtcaagaaaaggaagTTCCTCTTATCATCCCTATTGTAGGGATGGGGGGAATGGGGAAAACAACTCTTGCTCAACTTGTTTATAATGATGAAAATGTCAAATCTCATTTTGACAAGAGAATATGGGTCTGTGTCTCGGACCCTTTTGAAGAGATCAAGATTGCTCAAGCTATCATTGAAGAAATAGATAAAGATAATAGTTCAAAAAGCTCAAATGTGTTGCAAACCCTGACGCAATGTATAGATAAATTGATTGAGGGTAAAAAGTTTCTCCTAGTTTTAGATGATGTTTGGAGCCCAAACTCTGATCAATGGGAAGAATTGATCAAACCTTTACGTAATGGTGGTATAGGAAGTAGGATATTGGTGACCACTAGAAAGGAGGAGGTTGTTACTTTAATGAAAGCAACAACTCAATTGATCCATTTGAAGGAGTTGGGTGAAGCATTTTGTTTGTCATTGTTCTACTACAGTGCAGACATGGATGAGAGTAGTGTGTCCACCGAGTTTAAAAATATTGGATCAGAGATTGTGAAAAGGTGCAATGGGTTGCCTCTTGCTGCAAAGACATTAGGAAGCCTCATGCGTAATAAGAAAAAGATTCATGAATGGCAAGCTGTTTTAAAGAGTAAGACATGGGAATTGAAAGAGATTCAACAAGAT ATATTTGAGTTGATAGTACAATTGAAATGCCTTAGAACATTAGACTTGCGTGGTTGGCGGGGGAAGGGTTGTCTCAAAGAAATTCCCGAGACGATAGGTGGATTGATACATTTGAGGTATCTCGATTTATCCGAGAATTTGGGGTTGGAGGAATTACCCAGTGCCCTGGGCAGCTTATACAACCTGCAAACCTTGCGACTTGTTCGTTGCGTGAATCTGAAAAAAGTAGATGTCCGAAGGCTGATTAACTTGAGGCATCTTTATGTTGAAGGCTGTTGGGAGCTAAAGTTAATTGAAGAGATTGAGAAATTAACAGATCTGCAAAGGCTAGATCAGTTTGTTGTCCCAATTATCGGTGGTGATGAAGGAAACAAGTTGGAACATCTGAAAGACTTGAACCAGCTTCAAGGGAGTCTTGCTATTCGTATTCTGGGAAATCCAAATATGGCGGAGAATGCAGCAGCAATCATG GAAAGCATGGAGAAATTATGA